ATTTAATTCTAAATAAGCACAAGCCTAGTTTCCACATTCCTTGTAGATTTGgtcttttgttttaatgttctcACAGGCTGTTAAAGTGAGATGATTCTCTGAGAACTGTGTATTGTCTGTTTACAAGCAAGCAAACTGGTTCTCAGGGCCTTCCACCTGTGACCAGCTTGGCTAGCATGCCTTTGTAGAAATGAAAGAACTATTAGCATCACCATTCATCTGTGCAGACTACCTTCAAAAAGGTGTTTGGATGTTCATCCTCTAAAAGACTGTGTTCTCTGACATCATTCTCTGTCCTGACTGCATGTGCGGAGGCACCTGTTACAGTGATGGAGAACCTCACTCTGGTGGTGGTGGTCCTGCAGAAATCATGCTAGTTGAAGGTTTTAGCTTATTTGGTGACGGTATCTCAGGTGGATGTGGCCTTCTTTGCACTTCCAACTTTGCCTGAGCAGGGATTAGTTTCAGAGGCCTGCTACCTCGCTTTCTCTCCGCTCTGGATTCTTTATTTGGAGATTCTGATTCCTTTATTGACTGGGatctctgtttttgtggtgGATCCTTGACGTCATCCTCCTGTACATCTGACTTACAGTCCTGTCCAAATAACAACAGGTTGGACACATTGCTATAAAGCTGCAATTGGTAAGATTTTAACAAACTATATAATTGAGTATAACCAAAAAGATGATTTATGTCATTGAATATGTGTGTACAAATTCTTCCGTTCTTAtgttgtgaggttggacaagctttacagaacatggACGAAAATCCCATTCAACTTAATAAAAAGTTGGGTGGTCGGGTGTAGTTTTAGTTCAGCTCACCCTCCTTACAGCTACAGCAAGTGTCCATGACTGAATCATCTCCTAAGGTTTTAGAGACTGTGTGGCTTTATTGATGCTGGGATTTTgtggtttattatttttttttgatggGACCTAAAGCTTTCCACCTGCTGATGTGCTGTAGAAAAGTGGCCATCTACCCTAGAGATCTGACCATCCTGCTGTTTTACACCCCCAGCTCAATGCACTTTCATTTTGCCCAGAAGGGTAGCATTGTTCCAGCGACAAGTCAGGAATACAGCCTTtgattggttgacaagtcaagaacacagcctctgagtgGTCAACCCACTCAACCCAAGGTGTCAGTGGACAGCTGATTGCCCTGCTAACAACAGTAACTCTTTTCAGCACTGAGAAGTGGGTAAATAATCTCACAAGACATTCAGTGTTGCATTAGCCATTTTTCAGTCTCTAGCTTtctgggaaaaaatgaaagtaacTCTGTAGCATGCAGTGTTCCTAAGATTGTTATTTTATGCACAACATACTTTGATGTTGCAATTTCCCTGTAactcagattaactaggacactcTTGGCACTCTGTTTGTGAAATGTGattctgtgttgagctgctagcgagcaatgaaAGGTGAAAGGGGAAAGGTGAGAACTCCCTGCTCCCAGTTGTGTACAGCTgccacaaaaacacatttataaaagtTTACTTGCTTGCTGACCGTTCAGTTCACTcccagttttgtaaatcatacacattcctattgaaatatattccatcaatgtTATTGAAGAAAATTCCTAGGTCAACTGAGGAACCTCCTCTGAAACAGTCTGCTGTAAAAAAGGACGTGACTTGGGAACTGGGCTAGTTGTGTGCTACAGTTTTTTTCATTAGGCTGAAAGGAATTTATACCAATGTTCTTTAAGGCCTGTCCAGCCCAGCAACAGTACCTATTAAAGAGAGCATATATAGGCAGAGCATTACCTGTGCGGGATTTGGGATTCTGATAACAGGCACACAGCCTTCAGCCCAAGAGTCTGGGATTGAAGGTAGAGGTTCCGTGTCCTCCTGCAAGTCTGAGATTATGTTTGCTTCATCACCTTCGTCACATATTAGGTACTGGCAATTTATCACTTGGACCATAGCATCCTTTGCCCAAACCACACAGAATGGCACTATCTGTGTGAAGAAGAACGTTTTGAGTTATGCTTACACAGCTGTTTTAATGGCTCATACCCTACATAAGgcattaatgtattattttcagaaCAGTGCATTCAACTGGCATTCATACAGAAGGTTATCAGAACTATAACTTTCTACAAATAAGCTGTATTACCTGTTCCTTAACGTCCAACTCATAACACTTCTCCATCACACTATTCAAGAGTTCCTCCACCGTGTCTGCCACAATGTCCTCTCCATCTTGCTCAGACATCATGGACAGCCATTCAGACTCTGTGAGGCGACCACTGACAATGTCCACCACATCTGGCGTTTGAGTGGGAGGTGGGAGCTGTGCAGATGTAGCCCGTCCCTTATCAGCCCGGCTCTTAGATGTGCGTGACATGGTTTCTGAGGAAATTAATGTAAAGGCAGCCTCAGATTGTTTTCTGGCTTTGATTTTTCAGTCCTGCTGCAActattaatatgttttaatgcaaCATCTACTTCTGTAATATCTGTCCAAGAGACACTCCTTCTAGTTCTTCTAGCaaatttagctactttaaggtgcactcaGTGCTGAAACAGACATTCAGTTGTGCACAAATAGCTTGTATAATCTACATAGCAAAGAACTGTCAATAAAATGGGATGCTATGGATCATTTGCATGTGAACCTATGGTCACCATGAACAATGCCAAGCACCAGCTGTCAGGACACTGTTActtagaaaaaaaggaaaatttacAAAtctaacaaagaagctgctggtattATCAAAACAATGAGCTGGCCGTCCCAGAGTCCAGACGTTGATGTCACTGATTGTGTGTGGGATTACCAGGATCGTGGCAGAGAATGAAACCAACTTGTCAGACTGAAATTTGGAAGTATGggaaaatattcctgcagattttaaatactgaaaagaaatattttttctttttttttcctgatgctgaaaaataatacCTTGAAAATAATGATTGACTGGACGTTAAATTCTATCAGCAGCACAGTACAAGTTAATGTGCGTCTGATTTATTGAATTCAGTATTGAATAGCCAAATCACTACTTATTGTATTGTTGatgatatttattataataagctaaataatgttttaccaattaaatcactttttacacacctTTTTGCAAAGTACTGTGTCCACGGTGATGCCTGTGATCTCATAGCGTCGATTTACAGTCCTTAGAAAGACTAATTTAAAACAGCATAACCTCCAAACAGTTCATTAGCTAACTTTAGCCTACTTAAAGCACTTGTAGCGAGCGCACATTCACTATAACACACAACTACACAGCACTGCCTGCGCAGTCTACATTATAAAATCACCGTTATAGATGGAGGATGAAGCGAGTCCGTTGACTTAACCCGAGTGTGTCGTTTTGCTGCTCAAACCTCAGAATCTTCCTTTTCTGAAAGTGAAAACCAACCCAAATGGACTAAATTTGAAATCTCCTCTGGCCAGCCGGACATAAAATGTTAGTTGCTAGGC
This sequence is a window from Pygocentrus nattereri isolate fPygNat1 chromosome 20, fPygNat1.pri, whole genome shotgun sequence. Protein-coding genes within it:
- the LOC108426181 gene encoding uncharacterized protein C2orf81 homolog encodes the protein MSRTSKSRADKGRATSAQLPPPTQTPDVVDIVSGRLTESEWLSMMSEQDGEDIVADTVEELLNSVMEKCYELDVKEQIVPFCVVWAKDAMVQVINCQYLICDEGDEANIISDLQEDTEPLPSIPDSWAEGCVPVIRIPNPAQDCKSDVQEDDVKDPPQKQRSQSIKESESPNKESRAERKRGSRPLKLIPAQAKLEVQRRPHPPEIPSPNKLKPSTSMISAGPPPPE